A single region of the Streptomyces sp. NBC_01262 genome encodes:
- a CDS encoding ABC transporter permease → MSTHPTEADAETLTAFDDGKPQATAGVRKWLRFRFLIRFQSLLGLVLVLFGGIVFSPRRNGEILFLSADNLANIVRSVSETGIIAVGMTFVIIAGGIDLSVGAVLGLSGVLVARLMIDWDYGTVLAIVIVLIAGLLFGVFQGLVSNYLRIQAFIVTLAGLQLARGLARIISGDQFINISFGSKPKQAPTSFSLLGDRLFGGVLPVSALVFLGVGIIGSVVLNTTRFGRHVFAVGGNERAARLSGINVRYVKIATFAICGLTAALSGILDAGQLAFANPDSGTGYELTAIAAVVIGGTSLFGGEGTVVGTLAGALLLGSLNNILQLNNINANLQLIVTATIIVLAAALQHLASRRSNT, encoded by the coding sequence GTGAGCACTCATCCCACCGAGGCCGACGCGGAGACACTGACGGCGTTCGACGACGGGAAGCCGCAGGCCACCGCCGGGGTACGCAAGTGGCTGCGGTTCCGCTTCCTGATCCGCTTCCAGAGCCTGCTCGGTCTTGTCCTCGTCCTCTTCGGCGGCATCGTCTTCTCGCCGCGGCGCAATGGCGAGATTCTCTTTCTCAGCGCGGACAACCTCGCCAACATCGTCCGCTCGGTGTCCGAGACAGGGATCATCGCCGTCGGCATGACGTTCGTGATCATCGCCGGAGGAATCGACCTGTCCGTGGGGGCCGTCCTCGGCCTCTCCGGAGTCCTGGTCGCCCGCCTGATGATCGACTGGGACTACGGGACCGTTCTGGCGATCGTCATCGTGCTGATCGCGGGCCTGCTGTTCGGAGTGTTCCAGGGACTCGTCTCGAACTACCTGCGCATCCAGGCCTTCATCGTCACGCTCGCCGGACTGCAACTCGCACGGGGCCTGGCGAGAATCATCTCCGGGGACCAGTTCATCAACATCAGCTTCGGGAGCAAACCCAAACAGGCGCCCACCTCCTTCTCCCTGCTGGGCGACCGGCTGTTCGGCGGCGTACTGCCGGTGTCCGCCCTGGTCTTCCTGGGTGTGGGCATCATCGGCTCGGTCGTGCTCAACACCACCCGATTCGGCCGTCATGTCTTCGCCGTCGGCGGCAACGAACGCGCGGCGAGGCTGTCCGGAATCAACGTCCGCTACGTCAAGATCGCGACGTTCGCGATCTGCGGTCTCACGGCCGCACTCAGCGGAATCCTCGACGCGGGACAACTCGCCTTCGCCAACCCGGATTCGGGAACGGGATACGAACTGACCGCCATCGCCGCGGTCGTCATCGGCGGCACCAGCCTCTTCGGCGGCGAGGGGACGGTCGTCGGCACGCTCGCCGGAGCCCTGCTGCTCGGCTCGCTGAACAACATCCTTCAGCTGAACAACATCAACGCCAATCTGCAGTTGATCGTGACCGCCACCATCATCGTGCTCGCCGCGGCGCTGCAGCACCTGGCGAGCCGTCGCAGCAACACCTGA
- a CDS encoding substrate-binding domain-containing protein: MPRNPAPRRPLALATVGLLILGSAACASTSATSAGSPEHPGALAKNCGTGKKFKIGFAQANNAEPYRQHVNAELTELAKGYPDFDITIADGRGDSNKQISDVENFSTQQVDLLMISPFEAQPLTQAVSQLYEKGIPVIELDRQTTGDKYTAFVGGDNQAIGKEAGTYTAQKVLADGGEVAILEGLTSTTPAVQRTKGFTEGVAVNPKIKVVAVQPADWLPDKAQTVFDAMLRANPGIKAVYANNDLMANGAYLALKGQNKVGDVAIIGTDGLPDQAGGDQAVLDGRMTATFVYPTGAKEALELAKSILVGCAKSVQRNTAVDTTLITKDNAQAAIDKAKS; encoded by the coding sequence ATGCCAAGAAATCCCGCACCCCGCCGCCCTCTCGCCCTGGCTACCGTAGGACTCCTCATCCTCGGCTCCGCGGCCTGCGCCAGCACCTCCGCCACCTCCGCCGGCTCACCGGAACACCCGGGCGCACTGGCGAAGAACTGCGGCACGGGCAAGAAGTTCAAGATCGGCTTCGCCCAGGCCAACAACGCGGAGCCCTACCGCCAGCACGTCAACGCCGAGCTCACCGAGCTGGCAAAGGGATATCCGGACTTCGACATCACCATCGCGGACGGGCGCGGGGATTCCAACAAGCAGATCTCCGACGTGGAGAACTTCTCGACCCAGCAGGTCGACCTGCTGATGATCTCCCCCTTCGAAGCCCAGCCACTCACGCAGGCGGTCTCCCAGCTCTACGAAAAGGGGATCCCGGTCATCGAACTCGACCGCCAGACCACCGGTGACAAGTACACGGCCTTCGTCGGCGGCGACAACCAGGCCATCGGCAAGGAGGCCGGGACGTACACGGCGCAGAAGGTGCTGGCCGACGGCGGCGAGGTCGCCATCCTGGAAGGCCTGACCAGCACCACCCCGGCGGTCCAGCGGACCAAGGGCTTCACCGAGGGCGTCGCCGTCAACCCGAAGATCAAGGTGGTCGCCGTCCAGCCGGCGGACTGGCTGCCCGACAAGGCCCAGACGGTCTTCGACGCGATGCTGCGCGCCAACCCCGGCATCAAGGCCGTGTACGCGAACAACGACCTCATGGCCAACGGGGCGTACCTGGCCCTCAAGGGCCAGAACAAGGTCGGCGATGTGGCGATCATCGGCACCGACGGCCTGCCGGACCAGGCAGGAGGCGACCAGGCGGTCCTCGACGGGCGGATGACGGCCACCTTCGTCTATCCCACCGGGGCCAAGGAGGCGCTGGAGCTGGCCAAGAGCATCCTGGTCGGCTGCGCCAAGAGCGTTCAGCGCAACACCGCCGTCGACACGACGTTGATCACCAAGGACAACGCACAGGCCGCCATCGACAAGGCCAAGAGCTGA